The sequence tactgtacctttgttccgataaatgcgtgccattttctcgaatctaatatcatagcaaatgccaatacctattttgcagcccttcacatcgaacgtcgttagggagttaccaggactgagtgaatcactctctcgaaaagtaatcttattaggaatgtcgatgtcgaatagatgtacctaataacataaaaatgtagtcgctaattctattgctgcaacttttgtaatttaatatcaaagttaccaactcctaaactttaattattttttatttaataactgacagcgtttttatcactttcttttattaaaaaatcttatcatttaataatgtttaaaaaggagaaaaaataagtataataatattttaagtatgtgaaaaatttatattacacattacaacaaaaatgggcgtttcccgtatcataacgttatctataaaccgtaaattatagaattggttatagtatacgtatgtacatatgtatattcctaaattattcctagatagagtcactttcttcaccccaatattttcaaattcaaagccataaaggaatatattacttacctttcggtgttttgctgtcaaagttccatcgggaccccaaatagtacaggtatcgtacaatttatcgccctctatttcaggcatcgtaccaccaactacatagatattgttttctttagctgcgttcgatgaagcaacgctcgtttcatcatcaggaatactctcggcgtattttggaaagtactctgcattgcaatatttcaattaatgaaaaataactgtcttttgttccaaccataaattaaattgaaatgtttgtcagttttttattttttaaattattaaaataactaagttttatatttcgacttaattaaatatgcaattacttagctaatagtatatataataaattgtttctacaggttcaaaatgaaaaatgaatatttagaaatatttaattacgacaatgctatttgtgttagcatcagtggcttgttactcaacgactttgctagtactttttgaaacataaagttagtgttcaattaacacttatactagaggcgggattataaatgcaaaataattgataatactaatttataagtacctaattattagtatcttcaaaaatatatttatacaaaaatcaggataatcatgaaaatggggaaatcctatattctcgaatcaattcacaatttattttgtatattaattagattccgcgctcatcagtacgtactcactggcgagatcgagaaaatgtatcggcaattcctcgtacgaccagaggatcggaaatatcaaaggatattatggcgcagcgcgagtggagaaacagaaacatatgagcttaacaccgtaatactcttatcatagaaatagaagcagtcctcaattcccgcccgctaactcctatctccaccgatccaaatgatctcctagccctcactcccggacatttcctcattggcgattcattaatgtgcttacgtgatcgagatttcagagacattccatcgaaccgactctccaaatggcagcatatccaacagcttaaacaacatttttggaaccgctggcataaggagtatttgaacgagctaaccaaccgcaataaatggagcaagggtggacacagcatccaaaagggcacaatcgtcatcctcagagaggacaacgttccctccatgcattggcctctgggccgagttatcaaggttcatccaggcgccgatggtgtcatccggacagctacagttcagacggcaaagagcattttggatcggggcgtcaaaaggcttgtcccactgccaattcaacccgatctcgagaaacccgaacaactagccaccgagccgaaataagatgggaacttcaaccacacctcgctagtttgatcggtaccctctcaacggggggagaatgttacgccatgcggcttaccataggtcatattcttaactatcgatcgcggcactataatgtcgcagacggatcgtcgcgtctgcccggcaaacaaacattgtagtggcaagcgcatggttcattaagcagggcgacttccagaaacgtcgactcgtggcccgtattttacctcgcagtaaaagaatgtggcgtgatccgaacgtagtgggggtcgccttccagaaaaaacgaaaaaaatcgaaaggcgttcagaacttttcgagaagtcgaaccgtcaacacatgtggtatgtcgcgcattacttatcaaccaaaacgcagttacattttttttgttccatttatatctttctagttaataagttgttgaaataaacattaatttatttgtgttaattctgtggaatttcattgaactacccttattatcataatcgaaataaggggatcgatcagttcgtggcgtcgattatttaatcgtaacgggaacttacaactctcgttgacgtgctatctcgcgatcgcgtctctccgcgaacggtcgaaacaaaatgattcactaaaaactgtcctgaattcctaagaatttatttaccgaaaaactgacaaagtgtttatttaaaaaatgaggttgaaggtagtccttttctttcatttcattcattttcattttctttcttaagtatggctaacacaatatctaatcaattaaaattttatattttcacgtgaaaagtttctttagataattattatcaacatgatgactaactcttacggattaatacgtgtctgtagggcaatccggtggactggatcggctttttacttcgaaagttgagtaatcggtgtcgctttcttacgcatctttgaactgtataaatgttttaaaattgtttgatccagaatgtaccacaccggacaatcaagaaggcaggtgccttgactacagaaaatgtaaacctctgcaagaaatatggcagatacagtaccgtacagccaccgatttttatagacgatcagtgtgcagataccaggtcaatgttacgatcgtttgctgtccgaacgatccaaacaaagagaaga comes from Bombus huntii isolate Logan2020A unplaced genomic scaffold, iyBomHunt1.1 ctg00000058.1, whole genome shotgun sequence and encodes:
- the LOC126875797 gene encoding omega-amidase NIT2-A-like isoform X2, which encodes MPEIEGDKLYDTCTIWGPDGTLTAKHRKVHLFDIDIPNKITFRESDSLSPGNSLTTFDVKGCKIGIGICYDIRFEKMARIYRNKGVFCAAKAVT
- the LOC126875797 gene encoding omega-amidase NIT2-A-like isoform X1, coding for MPEIEGDKLYDTCTIWGPDGTLTAKHRKVHLFDIDIPNKITFRESDSLSPGNSLTTFDVKGCKIGIGICYDIRFEKMARIYRNKGCQMLIYPAAFNMTTGPLHWSLLQRFRANDNQLYVACISPARVP